One part of the Mariniblastus fucicola genome encodes these proteins:
- a CDS encoding SulP family inorganic anion transporter, which yields MNSQIDELNSVQTEKPVGNVNGFIKYLRYDLISGFLVFLIALPLCLGIALACGYPAIAGIFTAVVGSLVATFISDSELTIKGPAAGLIVIAIGCIESFGGDGAMGGFTEIDMQAYKLALAVGVGAAVLQILFGMFRGGILGEFFPLAAVHGMLAAIGIIIMVKQLPIALGYEGGKGEPLEMLQEIPHYIQHLNPEIALIGVIGLAIMFLWPIMQKSTAILKAVPSPLVVLLVTVPMGMYFDLLHEHGYEFNGHQYKVGESFLVQMPDRVFGMFDFITTPDFAAYSPKHLGNSIVWILMFFVIGSLESILSAKAVDVIDPWKRKTNMNRDTIAVGVGNLIASFIGGLPMISEIVRSKANIDNGARTRFANLWHGLFLLACVALLPTVLHRIPLAALAAMLIYTGFRLTHPTEFVHTYRTGPEQLIIFVATLVGVLATDLLIGIAIGIGVKMFIHLLNGVPVSSLFKPYLDITIKDDNTALVQAHKSAVFSNWIQFRSKLVNEGLNERRNVILDMSDTQLVDHSVMEKLHELESDFSDANLELRVVGLDEHKHLAEHKHSARKRAIEKLRRITIIVSANIQDEVCRNVIGLGASGYTLTNVEGVGRHQIHDAQGSLPSATRMTKIEVIVPRPIGNEIVDYCRNELAEKHPNSVCTELVEVLKKEHFVPTI from the coding sequence ATGAACTCACAAATTGATGAATTGAATTCGGTTCAAACTGAAAAACCTGTCGGCAATGTCAACGGGTTCATCAAATACTTGCGTTATGACCTGATTTCAGGCTTCCTTGTTTTCCTGATCGCGTTGCCGCTGTGTCTGGGAATCGCTTTGGCGTGTGGCTATCCGGCGATCGCTGGAATCTTTACCGCTGTGGTGGGTTCGCTAGTCGCAACATTTATCAGTGACTCGGAACTGACGATCAAAGGTCCGGCTGCGGGACTGATCGTGATCGCGATTGGTTGCATTGAATCGTTCGGCGGTGACGGAGCGATGGGCGGATTCACTGAAATCGACATGCAGGCCTATAAGCTTGCGTTAGCTGTCGGTGTTGGGGCCGCAGTCTTGCAGATTCTTTTCGGGATGTTCCGGGGCGGGATTCTGGGCGAGTTCTTTCCCTTGGCCGCGGTCCATGGAATGCTCGCAGCGATCGGCATCATCATCATGGTCAAGCAACTTCCGATCGCGCTTGGATACGAAGGGGGAAAAGGCGAGCCGTTGGAGATGCTGCAGGAGATTCCTCACTATATTCAACACCTCAATCCGGAGATCGCGCTGATCGGCGTCATTGGGCTGGCGATCATGTTCCTCTGGCCGATCATGCAAAAATCGACCGCCATCCTGAAAGCGGTTCCCTCGCCTCTGGTTGTATTACTGGTGACCGTTCCGATGGGAATGTACTTCGACCTGCTTCATGAGCATGGCTATGAGTTCAATGGACACCAGTACAAAGTCGGCGAATCGTTTCTGGTTCAGATGCCAGACCGGGTGTTCGGCATGTTCGACTTTATTACGACACCGGACTTTGCGGCCTACTCGCCCAAACATTTGGGCAATTCGATCGTCTGGATTTTGATGTTCTTTGTCATTGGATCGTTGGAATCCATCCTGAGCGCCAAAGCAGTTGACGTGATCGATCCGTGGAAGCGAAAAACGAATATGAATCGCGACACGATTGCTGTCGGCGTCGGCAATCTGATCGCGTCTTTCATTGGAGGCCTGCCGATGATTTCGGAAATTGTGAGAAGCAAGGCCAATATCGACAATGGCGCCCGAACGCGGTTCGCCAACCTGTGGCATGGATTATTCTTGTTGGCTTGTGTTGCCTTGCTACCTACCGTTCTCCATCGCATTCCGTTGGCGGCGTTGGCGGCGATGTTGATCTACACAGGATTCCGGCTGACGCATCCAACCGAGTTTGTTCATACCTATCGAACCGGGCCCGAGCAACTGATCATTTTCGTAGCAACGCTGGTTGGCGTTCTGGCTACGGACCTGTTAATTGGAATCGCGATCGGCATCGGCGTGAAAATGTTTATTCATTTGCTGAATGGAGTCCCTGTTTCCTCGCTGTTCAAACCCTACCTCGACATCACAATCAAGGATGACAACACCGCATTGGTACAGGCTCACAAATCGGCCGTTTTCAGCAACTGGATTCAGTTCCGTAGCAAGCTGGTCAATGAAGGACTGAACGAGCGCCGCAACGTGATTCTTGACATGTCCGACACGCAACTGGTCGACCATAGCGTAATGGAAAAACTACACGAACTCGAAAGCGATTTTTCAGATGCGAATCTGGAGCTGCGAGTCGTCGGACTGGATGAGCACAAGCACCTGGCGGAGCACAAGCATTCAGCCAGAAAACGGGCCATCGAGAAACTGCGACGAATCACAATCATTGTTTCGGCAAACATTCAGGACGAGGTATGCCGCAACGTCATCGGACTGGGAGCATCGGGCTATACGTTGACAAACGTTGAGGGCGTCGGGCGACATCAAATCCATGACGCTCAAGGCTCACTGCCTTCTGCAACCAGGATGACAAAAATCGAAGTAATCGTACCACGTCCGATCGGCAACGAAATCGTTGACTATTGTCGCAACGAGCTGGCTGAAAAACATCCTAATTCTGTCTGCACTGAACTGGTGGAAGTCCTGAAGAAAGAACATTTTGTTCCAACGATATAG
- a CDS encoding proton-conducting transporter transmembrane domain-containing protein gives MLELHLPWLELAILTPLVGVVVSLFNKNAEQTRLVAIVFSGLSLAMGIGAWEDFNTLKVFEAHDRWDLVEPLFGPDVVVIDEFNAPLLALTSLMFFLTPLATLRTKIKRFPFRMNLISQFLMLSTLACRGPWIIISLMGLQTLPIVWELRTRGKSSRGFVIHMGLFLVLLIGGWSMIDLEDPSHEHSIAAIMLLTLAILIRSGCAPMHCWMTDLFEKASLGSSLLFVSPMIGAYAAVRLLLPVAPDWAMRIVALASLFTAVYSAGMALVQTESRRFFCYLILSNASLVLVGLEVVTPIGLTGALSTWIAVCLSLSGFGLTLRAIESRVGRLSLNDYHGLYSQMPLLATFFLLTGVATVGFPGTVGFAGIELIVEGAVEVYPYVGMAVVIATALNGIAIMRVYFRLFTGTIYQSSFCMEARWPERVGILVLSALIIGGGIWPQPGVKSRFHAAKEIMSRRETHTQAETDKHATLSAIPDDDMIAPTKREQASHTLTVE, from the coding sequence GTGCTGGAACTTCATTTACCCTGGTTGGAACTTGCGATTTTGACTCCGCTGGTCGGTGTCGTTGTGTCGCTGTTCAACAAGAACGCTGAGCAAACCCGATTGGTCGCGATTGTGTTTTCGGGGCTGTCGCTGGCGATGGGAATCGGCGCATGGGAAGACTTCAATACGCTGAAAGTTTTCGAAGCCCACGATCGCTGGGACCTCGTCGAACCATTATTTGGGCCAGACGTCGTCGTGATCGACGAATTCAATGCGCCACTACTGGCGCTGACATCGCTGATGTTCTTTCTGACGCCGCTGGCGACGCTGCGTACAAAGATCAAACGATTTCCGTTTCGCATGAACCTGATCTCGCAGTTCCTGATGCTTTCGACGCTCGCCTGTCGCGGCCCCTGGATCATCATTTCACTGATGGGTTTGCAAACGCTGCCGATTGTGTGGGAGTTGCGCACACGCGGCAAATCATCTCGCGGATTCGTCATCCACATGGGGCTGTTTCTCGTGCTGCTGATTGGTGGCTGGTCGATGATTGATTTGGAAGATCCGTCTCATGAACACTCGATCGCGGCCATCATGCTGTTGACGCTTGCGATCCTGATTCGCAGCGGTTGTGCTCCAATGCACTGTTGGATGACCGACCTGTTTGAAAAAGCATCATTGGGTTCGTCGTTGCTGTTCGTCTCTCCGATGATCGGTGCCTACGCGGCAGTTCGTTTGCTGTTGCCCGTCGCTCCAGATTGGGCGATGCGAATCGTGGCATTGGCCTCTCTGTTCACGGCAGTTTACTCAGCAGGAATGGCGCTGGTTCAGACCGAGTCGAGGCGGTTCTTTTGCTATTTGATTTTGAGCAACGCATCGCTTGTCCTGGTCGGACTGGAAGTCGTCACACCGATCGGACTGACCGGCGCCTTGAGCACCTGGATCGCGGTGTGTTTGTCTTTGTCAGGATTCGGATTGACGCTGCGAGCCATCGAATCGCGCGTGGGACGACTTTCGCTGAACGACTACCACGGTTTGTATTCTCAAATGCCTCTGCTGGCGACTTTCTTTTTACTCACCGGCGTTGCGACCGTTGGGTTTCCGGGCACCGTTGGGTTCGCCGGAATTGAGTTGATCGTCGAAGGAGCCGTCGAAGTCTATCCGTACGTCGGCATGGCGGTTGTGATCGCAACGGCTCTCAATGGTATTGCAATCATGCGGGTCTATTTCCGCCTATTCACCGGCACGATTTACCAGTCGTCGTTTTGCATGGAAGCCCGTTGGCCGGAACGAGTTGGCATCCTTGTTCTTAGTGCCCTGATTATTGGTGGCGGTATCTGGCCCCAGCCTGGAGTCAAGTCCCGGTTTCACGCGGCGAAAGAAATCATGTCTCGGCGAGAAACGCATACGCAAGCTGAAACCGACAAACACGCCACCTTATCTGCAATACCGGACGACGACATGATTGCCCCGACCAAACGTGAACAAGCCAGCCACACGTTAACGGTCGAATAA
- a CDS encoding proton-conducting transporter transmembrane domain-containing protein, translated as MDLLYQILGITTVASPLVLLAVLGIPCLFSRPFSEQMIARTVYFCVWIGLFASVGILATMLISGDRHVPIELGHWIDLPEQHFHFHLKFVFDRLSVPFAILTFVLCGTIGAFTSRYLHREPGYVRFYIAFSLFMAGMIFASLAGTIEVLFFGWELVGISSALLIAFFHERRNPVRNGFMAWCVYRIADAAFLIAAVLMHHLTGAGDFELLMGQGAWPEGVATITHSQALLVGLLLVVAAAGKSALVPFSGWLPRAMEGPTSSSAIFYGALSVHLGAFLLLRISPILELSMWLSGTVVVLGLLTAIFATITGRAQSDIKTSLAYASLTQVGIIVVEIGLGLRYIALIHIVGHALMRTLQLLRAPSLLYDYHVLENAIDGHLPASGSRIGSLVPERWKQWCYLFAMERGFLDELLSRFIVRPFVRCFRCFDALERKWTNFLSGDSSRESDDVTTQPEIIEELKV; from the coding sequence GTGGACTTGCTCTATCAAATTCTTGGCATCACAACAGTCGCCAGCCCATTGGTGTTGCTGGCCGTACTGGGAATTCCATGCCTGTTCTCAAGGCCGTTTTCTGAACAGATGATCGCGCGCACAGTTTACTTTTGCGTTTGGATCGGACTGTTCGCCTCAGTTGGAATTCTTGCGACGATGTTGATCTCTGGCGATCGCCATGTGCCGATCGAACTGGGACACTGGATCGACTTGCCGGAACAACACTTTCACTTCCACTTGAAGTTTGTGTTTGACCGACTGAGCGTTCCGTTTGCCATTCTGACATTTGTACTTTGCGGAACCATCGGTGCGTTCACCAGTCGATACTTGCACCGCGAACCGGGCTACGTCAGATTTTACATTGCGTTCTCGCTATTCATGGCCGGCATGATTTTCGCAAGTCTCGCGGGCACGATCGAAGTTCTGTTTTTCGGGTGGGAATTAGTCGGCATTTCTTCAGCGTTGTTGATCGCGTTTTTTCACGAACGACGAAACCCGGTGCGAAACGGATTCATGGCTTGGTGCGTGTACCGCATCGCGGACGCGGCTTTCCTGATCGCGGCCGTACTGATGCATCACCTGACCGGGGCGGGAGATTTTGAGTTGTTGATGGGGCAGGGGGCCTGGCCGGAGGGCGTGGCGACAATCACCCACTCACAAGCTTTATTGGTCGGATTGCTATTGGTTGTAGCGGCGGCGGGCAAGTCTGCGTTGGTCCCATTTTCCGGCTGGCTACCGCGTGCGATGGAGGGGCCGACTTCCTCAAGTGCAATTTTCTACGGGGCGTTATCGGTCCACCTCGGGGCGTTTCTGCTGCTGCGGATCAGCCCAATTTTGGAGCTGTCGATGTGGCTTTCGGGAACCGTTGTCGTGCTCGGCTTGCTCACTGCGATCTTCGCGACCATCACAGGGCGGGCTCAGTCGGATATCAAAACGAGCCTGGCTTACGCGTCGCTGACTCAAGTCGGAATCATCGTAGTGGAGATCGGTTTGGGGCTGCGTTACATCGCGCTGATTCACATTGTCGGTCACGCGCTGATGCGTACCTTGCAACTGCTGAGGGCGCCTTCGTTGCTGTACGACTATCACGTTTTGGAAAACGCGATTGATGGCCATCTGCCTGCGTCTGGGTCGCGAATCGGAAGCCTCGTTCCGGAGCGGTGGAAGCAATGGTGCTATTTATTCGCGATGGAGCGTGGTTTTCTGGATGAGCTGCTCAGTCGATTCATCGTCCGGCCCTTCGTAAGGTGTTTTCGCTGCTTTGACGCACTTGAACGCAAGTGGACAAATTTTCTCTCCGGAGATTCATCAAGAGAGTCAGACGACGTGACGACGCAACCTGAAATCATCGAAGAGCTAAAGGTATAG
- the can gene encoding carbonate dehydratase: MRILPELIEKNRNWADSVSAEDPNFFSELAKKQTPEYLWIGCADSRVPANQIVGLMPGEVFVHRNIANVVVHTDFNCLSVVEYAVAVLKVKHIIVCGHYGCGGVQAASQNHHLGLIDNWLRHIRDVRNKHDAVLKNISDEAERLDRLCELNVVEQAHNVCHTTVVQEAWAKGQELAVHGWIYKIQDGLIRDMQATITGPDEIAEAYKVAINNDVS; this comes from the coding sequence ATGCGAATCTTACCCGAACTGATTGAAAAGAACCGGAATTGGGCGGACAGCGTCTCAGCCGAAGACCCGAACTTCTTCTCTGAGCTAGCCAAGAAGCAGACGCCGGAATATCTCTGGATCGGTTGTGCCGATAGCCGCGTTCCCGCGAACCAGATCGTGGGGCTTATGCCGGGCGAAGTGTTTGTTCACCGGAACATTGCAAACGTTGTTGTGCACACGGACTTTAATTGCCTCAGCGTCGTTGAGTACGCAGTTGCCGTTTTGAAAGTGAAACACATTATCGTTTGCGGTCACTACGGATGCGGTGGCGTTCAGGCAGCCAGCCAGAATCATCACCTGGGACTGATCGACAACTGGCTTCGTCACATCCGTGATGTGCGCAACAAGCACGATGCTGTGTTGAAAAACATTTCGGACGAAGCAGAGCGCCTTGATCGTCTTTGCGAATTGAATGTTGTCGAACAGGCCCACAACGTTTGCCACACGACAGTCGTTCAGGAAGCTTGGGCGAAAGGCCAGGAACTGGCAGTTCACGGATGGATTTACAAAATTCAGGACGGCTTGATTCGCGACATGCAAGCCACGATCACCGGGCCTGATGAAATCGCAGAAGCTTACAAAGTTGCCATCAACAACGACGTTTCGTAG